TCAACTTACTTGTTTAAAGGAAAAGACTGGAATTGCCAGTCTTTTTTTGTTACAATGTACTGTGGTCGAAACCTCTGAGAATACTCGGGGTTTTTTATTTTAGCTCGATTTTGATCGTCAGAGAAAGGAATTTAGGTAGAGATACGATGGCAGAATCATTTGAAAAGAAATGGTATGTGTTACACACATATGCTGGTTATGAAAATAAAGTCAAAACTAACTTAGAATCACGGGCTCAATCAATGGGAATGGAAGATCATATCTTCCGTGTCGTTGTACCTGAAGAAGAAAAGATCGAAACAACTAAGACAGGAAAGGAAAAAGTTGAGACTCTCAAAACTTTCCCTGGATATGTGTTAGTAGAAATGGTCATGACTGATCGTTCTTGGTATGTAGTCCGTAATACCCCAGGCGTTACGGGATTTGTAGGTTCACATGGTGCTGGAAGCAAGCCAGCGCCACTGTTAGATGAAGAGATCGAAGCGATCTTAAGCCAACTTGAAGGTAAAGAGCATCAAGCTGAACTTGATCTCGAAGTGGGCGATGCAGTAACGATCATCGATGGTGCCTTTGCGGAAATGGTTGGCAAGATCACTGAGATCGATAGTGAAAAGATGAAATTAAAAGTAACGATCGATATGTTTGGTCGAGAAACAACTGCTGAATTGAACTACGATCAAGTTGAACCGTTAGTCTAAGTGAAGAAAAAAGGATCGTGGGTACACGGTCTTTTTTCTTAGAGGTGATAAAATGGCGCAAAAACTCAAGCAACCGTTCAAAACGGTAAGTGTTGCATTAGGCGGACTTTTATTAGGAGCAGCGGTCGAATGGTATAAGTTAGGGCAACCAAGCAAGGCGCATAGTGTGACTTTAAAGAATCAGCTTCCAACGCTTTTTATCCACGGCTATGCAGGTAATCGGTTTTCATCTGGTTCAATGATCAAACGGTTTGAACGTTATGGTTGGGGGCAAAAAAGCACGGTGATCGTCATCAAAGCTGATGGCACGTTAAAGATCACAGGTGATCCTAACGTCCCGGGGGGCTTTATCCAAGTGTTATTTGATAATAATCGCATGTCAGTCATGCATCAGACAGACTGGCTCTGGCGTTTGATGAGTACACTCAAAAATGAATATAGTATCGAGCGCGTCAATATTCTTGCCCATTCCATGGGAGGCGTTACCGTTTTAAACTATTTAAGCAAATTTGGGATCTCAGATCGTGTCCCTCACGTAGAAAAAGTCGTGACGTTAGGGGTGCCTTTTAATGATCTTGAAGTCGGTAAAGATGGAAAAGAGATCGAATATCGTCCGTTGACGCCTAACGGACCAAGTGTGATGACTCCGCTTTTTAAAAGTATGCAAAAACATCGTTATATCATTTCACCGACGACTAAATTTTTGAATATTGCTGGTGATCTCAATAATGGAACGCGCTCAGATGGTTCAGTCTCGCTAGATTCTGTTTTGAGTTTGCGTTATTTACTCGTGAAGCAGGCTTACCGTGAGATCATCGTAACCGATGAAAAAGCAGGGCATTTCAAATTACATGAAAATCGGCTGATCGATGAAAAGATCGGATGCTTTTTATTTGGGAGCCAAGCTAAAAAAGCTTTTGAAAAAAGTTAGACAAAATATTGTTTTTAAGTAAAAAGCGTGTTATATTTTATAAGTATGCTTTTGCATATTGACGTGGGAGGTCAAATATGCTGACCATCCGTACCACACACGGAATAAGGAGGAATGACCCGTGGCAAAAAACGTAATCAACGTTGTTAAATTACAAATTCCTGCTGGTAAAGCAACTCCAGCTCCACCAGTAGGTCCTGCTTTAGGTCAAGCAGGTATCAACATCATGGGATTCACAAAAGAATTCAACGCTCGTACAGCTGACCAAGCTGGTATGATCATCCCTGTTGTTATCAGTGTTTACGAAGATCGTTCATTTGACTTCGTAACAAAGACACCACCTGCTGCAGTTTTACTTAAGAAAGCTGCTGGTGTAGAAAAAGGCTCCGGCGAACCTAACACAAACAAAGTTGCTACAGTTACAAAAGCACAAGTTAAGGAAATCGCTGAATCAAAAATGCAAGATCTAAACGCTGCAGACGTTGAAGCTGCTATGCGCATGATTGAAGGTACTGCACGAAGCATGGGCTTTGTTGTAGAAGACTAATTTCTACGGCCATGCTTCTCAGACGGACGCTTCTGTGAAAACAGATCCGTCAAGTGGGAGGTATATCCGATAGACCACATTTTGCAAGGAGGAACTCACTAATGGCTAAAAAGAAAAGCAAGAAATATTTAGAAGCTGCTAAAAAAGTCGAAGCAGACAAAGCTTACACAGCTAATGAAGCTGTTGCTTTAGTTAAAGAAATCGACTTTGCTAACTTTGATGCAACGATCGAAGTAGCATTCAACTTAAACTTAGATACAAAACAAGCAGACCAACAATTACGTGGTGCTTTAGTTTTACCAAACGGTACAGGTAAAGAACAAACAGTTGTTGTTTTTGCTAAAGGTCCTAAAGCTCAAGAAGCTAAGGATGCAGGTGCAGACGTTGTCGGTGACGATGACTTAGTTGCACGTATCCAAGATGGCTGGTTAGACTTTGACGTTGCGATCGCAACACCAGACATGATGGCTCAAGTTGGTCGTTTAGGTCGTGTTCTTGGACCTAAAGGCTTAATGCCAAACCCTAAGACAGGTACAGTTACAATGGACGTTAAGAAAGCTGTTTCTGACGCTAAGAGCGGTCAAGTAACATACCGTACAGACCGTGATGGTAACGTACACGTACCAGTTGGTAAAGTATCATTTGACGAAGCTGCTTTAGTTGGCAACTTCCAAGCTATCTATGATACGATCGCTAAATTACGTCCAGCTGCTGTTAAAGGAACATACATCAAACATGTTTCCTTAGCATCAACATTTGGCCCAAGTGTCACACTTGACGTAAACTCATTATAAGAATAAGTTTAGCGGATAAAAGTCATGGTCATCTGACCATGGCTTTTTTTGAAATTATTTTGGATTTTTTTCGTTGAGATACTTGACGTTTGTTTTATCTCGTGATAATATACTAAAGGTCAATATATGATTCTACCTAAGACTCAGGTGGCGCAAGCCTTAATATCCTGCCGAGGAGTAATTGTTACGGTTATTCTCTCTGTGTCTTGGTGGACATGGAGCTTTTTTATTTTAAAAGAGCTTCGACACAATGACTAGGAGGTGAATCAATTGAGTAAAGAAATTATCGCTAAGAAAGCTGCGATCGTAGAAGAAGTTGTCGAAAAATTCGAAAAAGCTAGTTCTGTTGTCGTAGTTGACTACCGTGGTTTAACAGTTGAAGAAGTTACTAACTTACGTAAAGAATTACGTGAAGCAGGTGTTGAAATGCGCGTTATCAAGAACACATACTTGAAGCGTGCTGCCGACAAAGCAGGTTACGAAGGTCTTGATGATACATTCTCAGGTCCTACAGCTGTTGCTTTTGCCGATGAAGATGTTACAGCTCCAGCTCGTATCTTATCTAAATTCGCAGAAGACCATGAAGCTTTGGAAATCAAGGGTGGTATGATCGAAGGCAAGGTCGTTTCCTTGGAAGAGATCCACGCTCTTGCAAAATTACCAAACCGCGAAGGCATGCTTTCAATGTTGCTTTCCGTATTGCAAGCACCAGTTCGCAACTTCGCATACGCTGTCAAGGCAGTTGCCGACAGCAAGGAAGACGACGCAGCTTAAGATGCGCGTCTTGATCGCATAAATATATAATTAATTATCTATATAAATTGGAGGATTTTAAAATGGCCTTAGATACAGAAAAGATCATTGCTGACTTAAAAGAAGCTAGCATTCTTGAATTAAACGACTTAGTAAAAGCTATCGAAGAAGAATTCGGTGTTTCTGCTGCTGCTCCAGTTGCAGCTGCAGGTGCTGCTGCAGGCGCTGCAGAAGAAAAGAGCGAATTTGATGTTGAATTAACAGATCCAGGTGCTGGTAAAGTTAAAGTTATCAAAGCTGTTAAGGATATCACAGGTCTTGGCTTGAAAGATGCTAAAGGCTTAGTTGATGGTGCTCCTTCCGTTATCAAAGAAGGCGTTGCTAAAGAAGAAGCAGAAGAAATCCAAGCTAAACTTGAAGAAGTTGGCGCTAAAGTTACTCTTAAATAAGAGTTTTTTAGACAGATCATCTGATCTTTTTACAAAAGGACTTGTCCATGCGACAAGTTCTTTTTTTTTGCTTAAAAATATGTTATGATTTTGAAAACGCTTTAAAGAAAGTGGGAGAAATGATGTCACAACAACTTGAAAATGCTAGAAATCTATATTTACGTGGGATCCGCGATGGGGAGATCAAGGAAGTCCAAGATAACTACATGGGAAAAAGTTATACCCAACATAGCACTGGCGTTAAAGATGAAAAAGAAGGTTTTGCAGAGTTCTTTACTGATTTTTTCAAGCGCAATCCGAAGCGTGAGATCGAGATCGTCAGGGAGTTTGAAGATGGAAATTTTGTTTTTCTACATGTTCATCAAAATTTAAATGATGGGCAGGCTCAGTGGGTCACAACAGATATTTTCCGCGCAGATGAAGCAGGTAAGATCGTTGAACACTGGGATGTTATCAAAGCTTATCCAGCTAAGATCACAGGACTTGATCCGATCTTTGGTGAATTTGAATTAAAAGATCTAGAGCAGACAGAAGCTAATAAAAAGCAAGTACGTCGCTTTTTAGTTGAGGTTTTACAAAATAAAGAGTTTGCTAAATTTGATGAATATGTCGCTAAAGATCTGATCCAACATACCCCAGCGATCGGTCAAGGGTCACAAGCTTACCAAGAGTATTTACAAAAAACAAATGCAGACTATGACTTTGTCTTTAAAGTTTTGGGCTGTGGCAATTATGTTGTTGCTTATTCTAAAGTTTGGCTCTCAGGGCGAGATTATGCTTATTTTGATATCTATCGCTTAGAAAATGGTAAGATCGTTGAACACTGGGATAATAAAGAAGTTATACCTGATAAACAAGAACTCACTAATCTAGGTAAATTTTAAGTAAGTTAAAAGACGTGCGATTTAAGGTGACGTCTTTTTTTGTGCTAAGATAGAGGATAAATAATAAGAATCGAGGCAAAAAAATGAATGCAGAAGAGATCTTAGCGCTCCAACACCGCCGCTTTGCGACAAAACGTTATGATAAAACAAAAAAGATCGTAAAAAAGGATTGGCAAGTGATCCTTGAAGCAGCCCGTTTAACACCTTCTTCTCTAGGTCTAGAGCCCTGGAAGATCTTGTTATTAGAAAATGAGACCCATAAAAAGGCGTTGTTTCCGATGGCATGGGGAGCGCAAGCAAGTTTAGAAGGTGCAAGCCACTTTGTCATTATTTTAGCTAAGAAAAACGTAACGTACGATAGTGATTATGTTAAACATATCAGTGAAACTGTTAAAGGGCATCCTTACGATAAAAATTCTAAATATGCACAAAAACTCAAGGATTATCTCGAAAACGATGCTGATTTGAATACGCCTCGCGCTTTATTTGATTGGGCAAGTAAGCAAACCTATCTTTTACTTGAAAATATGATGATGACAGCAGCGGCTTTAGATATCGATTCATGTCCGATCGAAGGTTTCAATTATGCCCAAGTTGAAAAATATTTAGCCACTCAAGGTCTTATCGATCTAGATGAATACGGTGTTTCAGTCATGGCAAGTTTTGGTTACCGTGACCAAGAGATCACGCCTAAGAAGCGACGCCCGTTAAGCGAGATCTACCAAGTTATCAAATAAAGAATTTTAGCTAAAGACATACGTCCCGATAAAATATCTATGCTACAATAGATTTGAGATCACAATATATAAGAGGGAAATTGATCGTGTCAAAAGAACGTTTAGTAGCTTTTACTGACGCTGTTATCGCGATCATTATGACGATCTTAGTTTTAGATCTAGAAAAACCATCACCGGTCACGTTAGAAAGTTTGTGGGAACTACGGACGAGTTTCTTTGCGTACGCTTTATCTTTCTTTTGGATCGGGATCATGTGGGTCAATATGCATACGGGATGGCATGACGTTAAAAAGATCGATAATAAAGTCGTTTGGAACACGATGTTTTTACTCTTCTTTTCATCTTTTTTCCCATATGTTACAAGTTTAGTTTCGCAAAATTTTTATAATGAAGTAGCCCAAGTCTTTTACGGTGTGATCATTTTAGCGGTGACGACTTTTAACACGTTGATGTATCGGTCATTAGCTGCGATCCCAGAAAACAAAGATGTTATGGCTGATTTTATGGCCGAACGCAAATGGGTCCCATACGATATTGCGATCAAGATCTTAGGTCTGATCGTAAGTATCACGATCTATCCACCAGCGGTAACTTATAGTATTTTATTTATCATGATCGGTTTTGGGATCTTATTTGGTCGTGGAAGACTAGCTTAGGTCAAAAAAGAGCACATCATTTGATGGGCTCTTTTTTTGGATCGGTGGTAAGGAACGCTAAGGTTTTGCTAGATATGTTATAATAAATTTTATGAATATTAAGGATCAGTCAGTAATTGAGCTCTTATTAAGAAATGCTTTTGACCAGAGAAAGATCCTAAAAATGTGTGATGGTCAAATGTTGTTTTAATATAATATAGTTCAGACTGTTATCCAACGTGTGGAAATTTGAGCTTACACGTTATAATCAAGCGAAGAAGTAAAATCAAGAAAGGAAAAACTATATTTCTTTCTCGAGTATACTTATTTGAGTATATTTACCCACATTTTATATAGCTGGTATCTGCTAATGAAGCAAATATTCCAACGGAGTAAAGACTTCGTTGAACGCCGCTTTACTTTTCTCAAATTGATCTTTGTCCTGTCGGTCTTGATCTTTGTTACTTTTGAAGTAGGGCGGATCTTTAAAGAAGTCGATTGGACGAAAGTCAAATACGGTTTAGAAGCCCAGTCGACATTAAGTATCGTTTCCATGCTCTTTTTAGGGATCGTTGCTGTTAGTCCGATGTTGATCTATGATTTTTCGATCGTCAAATTTCTACCAGACAAATATAGTAAGTGGTATATCATCCGAAGTGGGTGGATCACAAATACTGCCACCAATATTGCCGGGTTTGGTGGTTTTTTAGGCGCCGCTTTGCGAGCTGATTTTTATCATAAAAATGCGACTAAAAAACAAGTCGTTTATGCTCTCTCAAAGATCGCCCTCTTTTTATTAGCTGGGCTTTCGATCTATTGTTTAGTCTCGTTAGGCTTGATCTATTGGTTAGACTTAGGCGATCATCTCAAGCGTTATTGGATCTGGTTAGTAGCTGGGGGAGCGTATTTTCCGATCCTTTTTCTGACGACTAAGATCAAAAGTGGTGATTTTTTCAAAGATCTGACCTTGAAACGCGAGCTTGAACTAGTTTTAGGTTCGCTTTTAGAGTGGGGCTTTGCCGGGACATTTTTTGTTTTTATCGGACATGAACTAGGCATACATACAAATATTGCAGCTGTTTATGCTCTTTACTTTACAGGGTCGGTCTTAGGGATCGTTTCAATGGTCCCAGGTGGTCTAGGATCATTTGATGTTTTTATGATGCTTGGGCTCTTACCATTTGGGGTCACGACTGAACAAGCTGTGATCTGGTTATTGTTTTTCCGGCTATTTTATTACATCGTCCCATTTGCATTAGGGTTAACGGCTTTTATCCATTATGAAGGGGGGCAGGTCAACCAAAAACTCGACGGGATCCCTAAAGTTTTATTGCAAAAGATCTCGCATACTTTGATCACGCTGTTTATGTATGCTTCGGGGATCTTGCTTTTACTTGAAGCAGCGGTTCCAAATTGGGCTTATTCTAATTCAGTTTTAGCGCGACTATACCCATACACATTCTTATTTATCAATCAGATGACTGATATCATCTTTGCTTTTACTTTGATCGGGATGGCGCGGGGGATCCAAGCTAAAGTCGCCAAAGCCTACTATCCGACGCTTGTGATCTTATCGATCGGGATCATCAATACGCTCTGGCGGGTCTATACGCCAAGTTTAGCGCTCTTTTTGTGCTTGATTTTGATCATGGTCATTTTATCGCGAAAAGAGTTATATCGAAAACAGTTGCACTATTCGATCGGCAAATTGCTCGTCGATAGTTCGATCTTTGTTGTAACTTTCTTTCTTTATGCGATCGTTGGGATCATCAATTCTCCAAGCTATGTGCACCACCATCGGATCCCATCGGTCTTGTTATTTCCAGCCCAAGGTATTTGGTTGTCTGGCTTTATCGGACTTTTACTAGCTGCGATCGTCCTACTAGTCATTGTGACTTATCTTTGCAGTGGGAAAGATCCCTTTGAAACAAAGACTTTTGACAAACAAAAAGTTCAGCAAGTCATCGCTGAATTTGGTGGGAATGAAGTTAGTCACCTAGCCTTTTTACGAGATAAAGAGCTTTATTTCTATGAAGTCGATGCTAAGCCAGTCGTCTTTTTCATGTATCGCATCAAAACTGATAAGTTGATCATTATGGGAGAACCAGTCGGGGATCCGACTTATTTCCAAGCAGCTGTCAAAGATTTTATCCAAAAAGCTGACTTATATGACTATCAACTTGTCTTTTATGAGATCAATGAGCGCTTTACCATGATGCTCCATGAATTTGGATTTGATTTTATCAAGACTGGTGAAGAAGGGCTCGTTAAATTGAGTGACTTTACGTTACAAGGTAAAAAGCGTCGAGCTCAACGAGCTTTGATGAATAAATTTGACCGTGAAGGCTATGAGTTTTCTTTTATTGAACCGCCATTTACAACTGAGCAGATGCAAGAATTAAAAGCTGTTTCAGATAGTTGGTTAGGTAAGCAAGTTGAAAAAGGCTTTTCTCTAGGCTTTTTTGACGAAGAATATCTTAACGAAGCCCCGATCTGTATCGTTACAGATCAAGAACAAAAGATCGTAGCCTTTGCTTCGATGATGCCAATGCGAGAAAACGTCTTGTCGATCGACTTGATGCGCCATAGTAAAGATGCACCCTCTGGGATCATGGATAAGATCTTTATCAGCTTATTTGAATACGGTAAAGAACATGGCTATGAATATTTTGATATGGGGATGGCGCCGTTATCGAACGTGGGTGAATCGCGCTTTAGCTTTATCGGCGAACGCGTAGCACGCTATATTTATGAATATGGTGATCGCTTCTATGCTTTCCAAGGCTTGCGTTCGTATAAAAATAAATATGTCACAAAGTGGAATTCTAAATATACCGCTTATCGGAAGCGCAGTTCGCTAGTCGATGCAATGATCTTAGTTACCCTGACAGTCAACCAAAAGCATATCGAAAATAAGCCTAAGAAATTTACGCTCCTACCTTCATTTTTACAATAAACAAAAGCACTCTCGAATAATGCGGGAGTGCTTTTGTTTATATGCGCTATGTGGTATATTGAAAAAAATAAAAGGCACTTAAATGTGAAGGGGGAAAAGTATGCAACAGCTACAGAAAAACATCAAATTATTTTATTTAGCCAACGTTTTAACAACGATCGCTACTT
This window of the Ligilactobacillus faecis genome carries:
- the nusG gene encoding transcription termination/antitermination protein NusG translates to MAESFEKKWYVLHTYAGYENKVKTNLESRAQSMGMEDHIFRVVVPEEEKIETTKTGKEKVETLKTFPGYVLVEMVMTDRSWYVVRNTPGVTGFVGSHGAGSKPAPLLDEEIEAILSQLEGKEHQAELDLEVGDAVTIIDGAFAEMVGKITEIDSEKMKLKVTIDMFGRETTAELNYDQVEPLV
- a CDS encoding alpha/beta fold hydrolase; translation: MAQKLKQPFKTVSVALGGLLLGAAVEWYKLGQPSKAHSVTLKNQLPTLFIHGYAGNRFSSGSMIKRFERYGWGQKSTVIVIKADGTLKITGDPNVPGGFIQVLFDNNRMSVMHQTDWLWRLMSTLKNEYSIERVNILAHSMGGVTVLNYLSKFGISDRVPHVEKVVTLGVPFNDLEVGKDGKEIEYRPLTPNGPSVMTPLFKSMQKHRYIISPTTKFLNIAGDLNNGTRSDGSVSLDSVLSLRYLLVKQAYREIIVTDEKAGHFKLHENRLIDEKIGCFLFGSQAKKAFEKS
- the rplK gene encoding 50S ribosomal protein L11, whose protein sequence is MAKNVINVVKLQIPAGKATPAPPVGPALGQAGINIMGFTKEFNARTADQAGMIIPVVISVYEDRSFDFVTKTPPAAVLLKKAAGVEKGSGEPNTNKVATVTKAQVKEIAESKMQDLNAADVEAAMRMIEGTARSMGFVVED
- the rplA gene encoding 50S ribosomal protein L1, producing MAKKKSKKYLEAAKKVEADKAYTANEAVALVKEIDFANFDATIEVAFNLNLDTKQADQQLRGALVLPNGTGKEQTVVVFAKGPKAQEAKDAGADVVGDDDLVARIQDGWLDFDVAIATPDMMAQVGRLGRVLGPKGLMPNPKTGTVTMDVKKAVSDAKSGQVTYRTDRDGNVHVPVGKVSFDEAALVGNFQAIYDTIAKLRPAAVKGTYIKHVSLASTFGPSVTLDVNSL
- the rplJ gene encoding 50S ribosomal protein L10 — encoded protein: MSKEIIAKKAAIVEEVVEKFEKASSVVVVDYRGLTVEEVTNLRKELREAGVEMRVIKNTYLKRAADKAGYEGLDDTFSGPTAVAFADEDVTAPARILSKFAEDHEALEIKGGMIEGKVVSLEEIHALAKLPNREGMLSMLLSVLQAPVRNFAYAVKAVADSKEDDAA
- the rplL gene encoding 50S ribosomal protein L7/L12, with the translated sequence MALDTEKIIADLKEASILELNDLVKAIEEEFGVSAAAPVAAAGAAAGAAEEKSEFDVELTDPGAGKVKVIKAVKDITGLGLKDAKGLVDGAPSVIKEGVAKEEAEEIQAKLEEVGAKVTLK
- a CDS encoding nuclear transport factor 2 family protein; this encodes MSQQLENARNLYLRGIRDGEIKEVQDNYMGKSYTQHSTGVKDEKEGFAEFFTDFFKRNPKREIEIVREFEDGNFVFLHVHQNLNDGQAQWVTTDIFRADEAGKIVEHWDVIKAYPAKITGLDPIFGEFELKDLEQTEANKKQVRRFLVEVLQNKEFAKFDEYVAKDLIQHTPAIGQGSQAYQEYLQKTNADYDFVFKVLGCGNYVVAYSKVWLSGRDYAYFDIYRLENGKIVEHWDNKEVIPDKQELTNLGKF
- a CDS encoding NAD(P)H-dependent oxidoreductase, yielding MNAEEILALQHRRFATKRYDKTKKIVKKDWQVILEAARLTPSSLGLEPWKILLLENETHKKALFPMAWGAQASLEGASHFVIILAKKNVTYDSDYVKHISETVKGHPYDKNSKYAQKLKDYLENDADLNTPRALFDWASKQTYLLLENMMMTAAALDIDSCPIEGFNYAQVEKYLATQGLIDLDEYGVSVMASFGYRDQEITPKKRRPLSEIYQVIK
- a CDS encoding TMEM175 family protein, which gives rise to MSKERLVAFTDAVIAIIMTILVLDLEKPSPVTLESLWELRTSFFAYALSFFWIGIMWVNMHTGWHDVKKIDNKVVWNTMFLLFFSSFFPYVTSLVSQNFYNEVAQVFYGVIILAVTTFNTLMYRSLAAIPENKDVMADFMAERKWVPYDIAIKILGLIVSITIYPPAVTYSILFIMIGFGILFGRGRLA
- the mprF gene encoding bifunctional lysylphosphatidylglycerol flippase/synthetase MprF, producing the protein MKQIFQRSKDFVERRFTFLKLIFVLSVLIFVTFEVGRIFKEVDWTKVKYGLEAQSTLSIVSMLFLGIVAVSPMLIYDFSIVKFLPDKYSKWYIIRSGWITNTATNIAGFGGFLGAALRADFYHKNATKKQVVYALSKIALFLLAGLSIYCLVSLGLIYWLDLGDHLKRYWIWLVAGGAYFPILFLTTKIKSGDFFKDLTLKRELELVLGSLLEWGFAGTFFVFIGHELGIHTNIAAVYALYFTGSVLGIVSMVPGGLGSFDVFMMLGLLPFGVTTEQAVIWLLFFRLFYYIVPFALGLTAFIHYEGGQVNQKLDGIPKVLLQKISHTLITLFMYASGILLLLEAAVPNWAYSNSVLARLYPYTFLFINQMTDIIFAFTLIGMARGIQAKVAKAYYPTLVILSIGIINTLWRVYTPSLALFLCLILIMVILSRKELYRKQLHYSIGKLLVDSSIFVVTFFLYAIVGIINSPSYVHHHRIPSVLLFPAQGIWLSGFIGLLLAAIVLLVIVTYLCSGKDPFETKTFDKQKVQQVIAEFGGNEVSHLAFLRDKELYFYEVDAKPVVFFMYRIKTDKLIIMGEPVGDPTYFQAAVKDFIQKADLYDYQLVFYEINERFTMMLHEFGFDFIKTGEEGLVKLSDFTLQGKKRRAQRALMNKFDREGYEFSFIEPPFTTEQMQELKAVSDSWLGKQVEKGFSLGFFDEEYLNEAPICIVTDQEQKIVAFASMMPMRENVLSIDLMRHSKDAPSGIMDKIFISLFEYGKEHGYEYFDMGMAPLSNVGESRFSFIGERVARYIYEYGDRFYAFQGLRSYKNKYVTKWNSKYTAYRKRSSLVDAMILVTLTVNQKHIENKPKKFTLLPSFLQ